From the Bos indicus x Bos taurus breed Angus x Brahman F1 hybrid chromosome 27, Bos_hybrid_MaternalHap_v2.0, whole genome shotgun sequence genome, one window contains:
- the ASB5 gene encoding ankyrin repeat and SOCS box protein 5 isoform X2: MPWGDGDLGSWADRSPLHEAASQGRLLALRTLLSQGYNVNAVTIDHVTPLHEACLGDHVACARTLLQAGANVNAITIDGVTPLFNACSQGSTSCTELLLEYGAKPQLESCLPSPTHEAASKGHHECLEILISWGVDVDQDIPHLGTPLYVACMSQQFHCVRKLLYAGADVQKGKYWDTPLHAAAQQSCTEIVNLLLEFGADINAKNTDLLRPVDVATSNSLVERLLLQHEATPSSLCQLCRLCIRNYIGRPRLHLIPQLQLPTLLQNFLQYR; encoded by the exons ATGCCGTGGGGAGATGGTGATTTAG GTTCCTGGGCAGATCGATCACCACTGCATGAAGCAGCCAGTCAAGGTCGTCTTCTAGCTCTGAGAACATTATTATCACAG GGTTATAATGTCAACGCAGTGACCATAGACCATGTCACGCCGTTACACGAGGCCTGCCTTGGAGATCACGTGGCCTGTGCCAGGACGCTTCTGCAAGCCGGAGCCAAC GTAAACGCGATCACCATAGATGGCGTGACCCCCTTATTCAACGCGTGCTCACAGGGCAGCACCAGCTGCACAGAGCTGCTCCTGGAATACGGCGCCAAACCCCAGCTGGAGTCCTGCCTTCCTTCCCCTACGCACGAGGCAGCCAGCAAAG GTCACCACGAATGTCTGGAAATCCTGATATCCTGGGGTGTAGATGTTGACCAAGACATTCCTCATCTGGGAACCCCTCTGTATGTAGCTTGCATGTCCCAGCAGTTCCATTGTGTCCGGAAGCTTCTTTACGCTG GTGCTGATgtacaaaaaggcaaatattGGGATACTCCATTACACGCTGCTGCTCAACAGTCCTGTACAGAAATTGTAAACTTACTGCTAGAATTTGGAGCGGATATCAACGCCAAAAACACAGATCTTCTGCGACCTGTCGATGTAGCGACTTCTAATAGTCTGGTGGAAAGATTATTGCTTCAACATGAAG CCACCCCAAGCTCTCTATGCCAGCTCTGCAGACTCTGTATCAGAAACTACATCGGTAGACCAAGATTACACCTTATCCCACAGCTCCAGCTGCCAACGTTATTGCAGAACTTCTTACAGTATCGATAA